A genomic region of Streptomyces sp. NBC_00247 contains the following coding sequences:
- a CDS encoding zf-HC2 domain-containing protein, producing MTPTGPTPAEQHLGDRLAALVDGELKHDARERVLAHLATCARCKAEADAQRRVKSVFAQTAPPSPTEGFLARLQGLPGGTGTEDGLRSGPFGPDGRPVDDFRLPTGRPPGGRRTERAPSPLDGFGYLPTAHGPSAVLPGGSGGSAFRMHEVAREADRSPWRSRRFAFAAASAVSLAAIALGGAVPGGDTFDVSSRAEGAGAAATPLDADARAASGISAASRGSSQGGALSVEDRSGTTPTFAASSAPAGLATTGTGPLTGTQSLSGTGTATLYGTGQEYTRPTRKVSLASLICPSTASPLLAPLFPAAAAQPGATASATPAAPSPSATATPLSALPSPHQALR from the coding sequence GTGACACCCACAGGCCCCACCCCTGCCGAGCAGCACTTGGGGGACCGGCTCGCCGCCCTGGTCGACGGCGAGCTCAAACACGACGCCCGCGAACGCGTCCTGGCCCACCTCGCCACCTGCGCCCGCTGCAAGGCGGAAGCGGATGCCCAACGGCGGGTCAAGTCCGTGTTCGCGCAGACAGCTCCTCCCTCGCCCACCGAGGGTTTCCTCGCCAGGCTGCAGGGTCTCCCCGGCGGTACGGGCACCGAGGACGGGCTCCGGAGCGGGCCCTTCGGCCCCGACGGCCGCCCGGTGGACGACTTCCGCCTCCCCACGGGCCGCCCCCCCGGTGGCCGCCGGACGGAGCGGGCCCCCTCGCCGCTGGACGGCTTCGGATACCTCCCCACCGCGCACGGGCCGAGTGCCGTCCTGCCCGGCGGTTCGGGCGGCTCCGCCTTCCGCATGCACGAGGTGGCCCGCGAGGCCGACCGCTCCCCGTGGCGCAGCCGGCGGTTCGCGTTCGCCGCCGCCAGCGCCGTCTCGCTGGCGGCCATCGCGCTGGGCGGTGCCGTCCCCGGCGGTGACACCTTCGACGTCTCCTCGCGTGCCGAGGGCGCCGGGGCCGCCGCGACCCCGCTCGACGCCGACGCACGGGCGGCGAGCGGAATCTCCGCGGCCAGCCGCGGAAGTTCCCAGGGCGGCGCACTCTCGGTGGAGGACCGTTCCGGCACCACGCCCACCTTCGCGGCGTCCTCCGCCCCCGCGGGGCTCGCCACCACCGGCACCGGGCCCCTGACGGGTACGCAGTCCCTGTCCGGCACCGGCACCGCGACCCTCTACGGGACCGGGCAGGAGTACACGCGGCCGACGAGGAAGGTCTCGCTGGCCTCGCTGATATGCCCCAGCACCGCGTCCCCGCTCCTCGCGCCGCTGTTCCCCGCCGCGGCCGCGCAACCGGGGGCCACCGCGTCCGCGACGCCCGCCGCCCCGTCCCCGTCCGCCACCGCCACGCCGCTCTCGGCCCTGCCGTCGCCGCACCAGGCGCTGCGCTGA
- the dapE gene encoding succinyl-diaminopimelate desuccinylase: protein MADRTLDLALDGPALTARLVDFPSVSGEEKELADAIEAALRELPHLTVDRHGNNVVARTHLGRPERVVLAGHIDTVPIAENVPSRLDENGVLWGCGTSDMKSGVAVQLRIAATVPEPNRDLTFVFYDNEEVAAHLNGLGHVADAHPDWLEGDFAVLLEPSDSQVEGGCQGTLRVILRTEGERAHSARSWMGSNAIHAATPILTALAAYEPRRPVIDGLEYREGLNAVKIEGGVATNVIPDACTVTVNYRYAPDRTAEEALVHVREVFADCAIAEFTVDDHSTAAMPGLSHPAAKAFMVAVGGTAQPKFGWTDVSRFGDLGVPAVNYGPGDALYAHKRDEHVVTARITHCEERLRSWLTS from the coding sequence ATGGCCGATCGCACGCTTGACCTTGCCCTGGACGGACCCGCACTCACCGCCCGACTCGTCGACTTCCCGTCGGTGAGCGGGGAGGAGAAGGAACTGGCGGACGCCATCGAGGCGGCCCTGCGCGAACTGCCGCACCTGACGGTCGACCGGCACGGCAACAACGTGGTCGCCCGCACGCACCTGGGCCGCCCCGAACGCGTGGTCCTGGCCGGTCACATCGACACGGTGCCGATCGCCGAGAACGTGCCCTCCCGGCTCGACGAGAACGGTGTCCTCTGGGGCTGCGGCACCTCCGACATGAAGTCCGGGGTCGCCGTCCAGCTGCGGATCGCCGCGACCGTCCCCGAGCCCAACCGCGACCTCACCTTCGTCTTCTACGACAACGAAGAGGTCGCCGCCCACCTGAACGGCCTCGGCCATGTCGCCGACGCCCACCCCGACTGGCTGGAAGGCGACTTCGCGGTCCTCCTGGAACCCTCCGACTCCCAGGTCGAGGGCGGCTGCCAGGGCACCCTGCGCGTCATCCTGCGCACGGAGGGCGAACGCGCCCACTCCGCGCGCAGCTGGATGGGGTCCAACGCCATCCACGCCGCCACCCCGATCCTCACGGCGCTCGCCGCGTACGAGCCGCGCCGTCCGGTCATCGACGGCCTCGAATACCGCGAAGGCCTCAACGCGGTGAAGATCGAGGGCGGCGTCGCCACCAACGTGATCCCGGACGCCTGCACCGTCACCGTCAACTACCGCTACGCCCCCGACCGCACTGCCGAGGAGGCCCTCGTGCACGTCCGTGAGGTCTTCGCGGACTGCGCGATCGCCGAGTTCACGGTGGACGACCACTCGACCGCCGCCATGCCGGGCCTCTCCCACCCTGCGGCGAAGGCGTTCATGGTGGCCGTCGGCGGCACCGCCCAGCCCAAGTTCGGCTGGACCGACGTCTCCCGCTTCGGCGACCTCGGCGTGCCCGCCGTCAACTACGGTCCCGGCGACGCGCTCTACGCCCACAAGCGCGACGAACACGTGGTGACGGCACGGATCACCCACTGCGAGGAGCGCCTGCGCTCCTGGCTCACCAGCTGA
- a CDS encoding DNA-3-methyladenine glycosylase I — protein MTDGAQPGPDGALRCPWGLSTDDYLAYHDTEWGRPVHGDDALFERLCLEAFQSGLSWLTILRRREGFRTAFAGFRIAEVARFTDADKERLLADAGIIRNRAKIDATLANARVLAEWADGELDELIWSYAPDPDTRPAPKTLGDVAAVTPESTALAKALKKRSVRFVGPTTAHALMQACGLVDDHLADCVARGATG, from the coding sequence ATGACCGACGGAGCCCAGCCGGGTCCGGACGGCGCGTTGCGCTGCCCCTGGGGCCTCAGCACCGACGACTACCTGGCCTACCACGACACCGAGTGGGGGCGGCCGGTCCACGGCGACGACGCCCTCTTCGAACGCCTCTGCCTGGAGGCGTTCCAGTCCGGTCTCTCCTGGCTGACGATCCTGCGCCGCCGGGAGGGCTTCCGCACCGCCTTCGCCGGATTCCGGATCGCCGAGGTCGCCCGGTTCACCGACGCCGACAAGGAGCGGCTCCTCGCCGACGCCGGCATCATCCGCAACCGCGCCAAGATCGACGCCACCCTCGCCAACGCCCGGGTACTCGCCGAGTGGGCCGACGGCGAGCTGGACGAACTGATCTGGTCCTACGCTCCCGACCCGGACACCCGGCCCGCCCCCAAGACGCTCGGGGACGTGGCGGCGGTCACCCCGGAATCGACCGCGCTCGCCAAGGCGCTCAAGAAGCGGTCCGTGCGTTTCGTCGGTCCGACCACCGCGCACGCCCTGATGCAGGCGTGCGGCCTGGTGGACGATCACCTCGCGGACTGCGTGGCGCGGGGCGCCACCGGCTGA
- a CDS encoding TIGR00730 family Rossman fold protein, which produces MGNPEDARIPEHAEIPEGAVRPEEQRLGPVLRRREQVQPGTTDQRLLDSEDDSEWVHTDPWRVMRIQSEFVEGFGALAELPSAISVFGSARTAADTPEYDAGVRIGRALVDAGFAVITGGGPGAMEAANKGAREAKGISVGLGIELPFESGLNPHVDIGVNFRYFFVRKTMFVKYAQGFVVLPGGLGTLDELFEALTLVQTGKVTRFPIVLFGSAYWSGLVDWLRNTVVAQGKASERDLLLFHVTDDVDEAVALVTKEVNR; this is translated from the coding sequence ATGGGCAACCCGGAGGACGCGCGGATTCCCGAGCACGCCGAGATTCCCGAAGGCGCGGTCAGGCCCGAGGAACAGCGGCTCGGCCCGGTGCTGCGCCGCAGGGAACAGGTACAGCCCGGCACGACCGATCAGCGGCTGCTGGACTCCGAGGACGACTCGGAATGGGTGCACACCGACCCCTGGCGGGTCATGCGCATCCAGTCCGAGTTCGTCGAGGGTTTCGGGGCGCTCGCCGAGCTGCCCAGCGCGATCAGCGTGTTCGGCTCCGCGCGCACCGCGGCGGACACTCCGGAGTACGACGCCGGGGTACGGATCGGCCGGGCGCTCGTCGACGCGGGCTTCGCCGTCATCACCGGCGGCGGCCCCGGCGCGATGGAGGCCGCCAACAAGGGGGCCAGGGAAGCGAAGGGGATCTCGGTCGGGCTCGGCATCGAGCTGCCCTTCGAGTCCGGGCTGAACCCGCATGTCGACATCGGCGTCAACTTCCGTTACTTTTTTGTCCGAAAAACGATGTTTGTCAAGTATGCCCAGGGCTTCGTCGTCCTCCCCGGCGGCCTCGGCACCCTGGACGAGCTCTTCGAGGCGCTGACCCTCGTGCAGACCGGCAAGGTCACCCGCTTCCCGATCGTCCTCTTCGGCTCCGCGTACTGGAGCGGTCTCGTGGACTGGCTCCGGAACACGGTGGTCGCGCAGGGCAAGGCCTCCGAGCGGGACCTGCTGCTGTTCCACGTCACCGACGACGTGGACGAGGCGGTGGCCCTGGTGACGAAGGAGGTCAACCGGTAG
- a CDS encoding S1C family serine protease codes for MDDGKPTGPKPKWWSRPATGPAAETVGPPPPLPQAVPEQPVPGTPEPASVPPEPVPGTPAPGAAGTDGPAEAVPEVPGPRTPGAARPLHEPDEYSTPPYGDPGPWAPAPPVQHPAATPAHGTPVPPAYATAPGAPYPAGPHGQQAAPGQVPAQGSPWTHYDPWGSAGQPLTRTAPQHSGVVPAAGRKGGRRGSLLVGAVLLTLVAGAIGGGVGAYVERNGGLTTVHLPQAAAAPAGRAPDSVAGIAASALPGVVTLHVSGSAESGTGTGFVLDDQGHILTNNHVVAPAGSSGDITVTFSGGENARAEVVGTDSGYDLAVVKVSGVSGLRPLTLGNSDNVAVGDPVVAIGAPYDLSNTVTSGIISAKQRPITAGGEEEGATDVAYVDALQTDAPINPGNSGGPLLDARAQVIGINSAIRAADSGATGAGAQAGSIGLGFAIPINQGKRVAEELINTGKATHPVIGVTLDMEYTGDGAKVNTEGADGSAAVTEGGPGDRAGVRPGDVITAVDGVRVHNGEELIVKIRAHRPGDRLGLRLTRGGKELSMTLTLGSATGT; via the coding sequence ATGGACGACGGAAAGCCCACCGGACCGAAGCCGAAGTGGTGGAGCCGTCCCGCGACGGGACCCGCCGCCGAGACCGTGGGCCCACCCCCGCCCCTCCCGCAGGCCGTCCCCGAACAGCCCGTGCCCGGCACGCCGGAACCCGCGTCCGTCCCACCGGAGCCCGTGCCCGGCACGCCCGCACCCGGGGCGGCGGGCACGGACGGACCCGCTGAAGCCGTACCCGAGGTCCCCGGACCCCGTACCCCCGGCGCCGCGCGGCCCCTGCACGAGCCCGACGAGTACAGCACCCCGCCCTACGGGGACCCCGGCCCCTGGGCGCCCGCCCCGCCGGTCCAGCATCCGGCCGCGACTCCCGCGCACGGCACCCCCGTACCCCCGGCGTACGCGACGGCACCCGGCGCGCCGTACCCGGCCGGACCCCACGGGCAGCAAGCCGCACCGGGGCAGGTCCCCGCGCAGGGATCGCCCTGGACCCACTACGACCCGTGGGGCTCCGCCGGGCAGCCGCTGACGCGGACCGCCCCGCAGCACTCCGGAGTCGTCCCGGCAGCGGGCCGCAAGGGCGGCCGGCGCGGATCGCTCCTCGTCGGGGCCGTACTCCTCACGCTGGTCGCGGGAGCCATCGGCGGCGGGGTCGGCGCGTACGTCGAGCGGAACGGCGGCCTCACCACCGTGCACCTCCCGCAGGCCGCAGCCGCGCCCGCCGGACGCGCGCCGGACAGCGTCGCCGGGATCGCCGCGAGCGCCCTGCCGGGCGTGGTCACCCTGCACGTCAGCGGCAGCGCGGAATCCGGCACGGGCACCGGCTTCGTCCTCGACGACCAGGGCCACATCCTCACCAACAACCACGTCGTCGCCCCCGCCGGTTCGTCCGGGGACATCACCGTGACCTTCAGCGGGGGCGAGAACGCGCGGGCCGAGGTGGTCGGCACCGACAGCGGGTACGACCTCGCCGTGGTCAAGGTCAGCGGAGTGTCCGGCCTGCGGCCGCTGACGCTCGGCAACTCCGACAACGTCGCGGTCGGCGACCCGGTGGTGGCCATCGGCGCCCCGTACGACCTGTCGAACACCGTCACCTCCGGGATCATCAGCGCCAAACAGCGCCCCATCACCGCCGGTGGCGAGGAGGAGGGCGCCACCGACGTCGCTTACGTCGACGCACTCCAGACCGACGCGCCGATCAACCCCGGCAACTCCGGCGGCCCGCTCCTCGACGCCCGGGCACAGGTGATCGGCATCAACAGCGCCATCCGCGCGGCCGACTCCGGAGCCACCGGCGCCGGCGCCCAGGCGGGGTCGATCGGCCTCGGGTTCGCCATACCGATCAACCAGGGCAAGCGCGTGGCCGAGGAGCTCATCAACACCGGCAAGGCCACCCATCCGGTCATCGGCGTCACCCTCGACATGGAGTACACGGGCGACGGGGCGAAGGTGAACACCGAGGGAGCGGACGGTTCGGCCGCCGTCACCGAGGGCGGCCCGGGAGACCGGGCCGGCGTCCGGCCCGGGGACGTCATCACGGCGGTGGACGGCGTACGCGTCCACAACGGCGAGGAGCTCATCGTGAAGATCCGCGCCCACCGGCCGGGCGACCGGCTCGGCCTGCGCCTGACGCGCGGGGGTAAAGAGCTGTCCATGACTCTGACGCTGGGGTCCGCGACAGGCACCTGA
- a CDS encoding DivIVA domain-containing protein produces MFLFLLLAMVVVVGAVTLAVVGGGDRGVLLDTAPECLTDPLPATRPLVTSDIEKLRLPMAVRGYRMADVDEALDRVAAELAERDARIADLESALSGALSQGAPGPDLRKRSFGREPGHDEGGER; encoded by the coding sequence GTGTTCTTGTTCCTGCTGCTCGCGATGGTCGTGGTCGTCGGGGCGGTCACCCTTGCCGTGGTGGGCGGGGGTGACCGCGGGGTGCTTCTGGACACCGCGCCCGAGTGCCTCACGGACCCGCTGCCGGCGACCCGGCCCCTGGTGACCTCCGACATCGAGAAGCTCCGGCTGCCGATGGCCGTACGCGGCTACCGCATGGCCGACGTGGACGAGGCGCTCGACCGGGTCGCGGCCGAACTCGCCGAGCGCGACGCCCGGATCGCCGACCTCGAGTCGGCGCTCTCCGGGGCCCTCTCCCAGGGCGCCCCCGGACCCGATCTCCGCAAGCGCTCCTTCGGCCGGGAGCCGGGCCACGACGAGGGCGGGGAACGATGA
- the sigE gene encoding RNA polymerase sigma factor SigE yields the protein MVGAPLDTTRADRGGAAAPGDRGGALRRFLRSAGEPKSVTNNADRSSNDSATTATFASDTESPAWTPPSWEEIVSTHSGRVYRLAYRLTGNQHDAEDLTQEVFVRVFRSLSTYTPGTFEGWLHRITTNLFLDMVRRKQRIRFDSLGDDAAERLPSREPSPQQAFNDTHFDADVQLALDTLAPEFRAAVVLCDIEGLSYEEIAATLGVKLGTVRSRIHRGRSHLRKALKHRSPEARAEQRSLAGAVLAGEGGTT from the coding sequence ATGGTAGGGGCTCCACTGGACACCACCAGAGCCGACAGGGGAGGTGCGGCTGCGCCTGGGGATCGGGGAGGAGCGCTGCGGCGCTTTCTCAGGTCGGCGGGTGAGCCGAAATCCGTGACCAACAACGCTGACCGTTCTTCCAACGATTCCGCAACGACCGCGACCTTCGCCTCCGACACGGAATCCCCGGCGTGGACCCCGCCCTCTTGGGAAGAGATCGTCAGCACCCACAGCGGTCGCGTGTACCGACTCGCGTACCGGCTGACGGGCAACCAGCACGATGCGGAGGACCTCACCCAAGAGGTGTTCGTCCGCGTCTTCCGGTCGCTGTCGACGTACACCCCCGGCACCTTCGAGGGGTGGCTGCACCGCATCACCACCAACCTCTTCCTCGACATGGTCCGCCGCAAGCAGCGGATCCGCTTCGACTCCCTCGGGGACGACGCCGCCGAACGGCTGCCCAGCCGTGAGCCGTCGCCGCAGCAGGCGTTCAACGACACCCACTTCGACGCGGACGTGCAGCTGGCGCTGGACACCCTCGCCCCCGAATTCCGTGCCGCCGTGGTGCTCTGCGACATCGAGGGTCTGAGCTACGAGGAGATCGCGGCGACCCTCGGGGTCAAGCTGGGCACCGTGCGAAGCCGTATCCACCGAGGCCGTTCGCATCTGCGCAAGGCGCTCAAGCACCGGTCTCCCGAAGCCCGCGCCGAACAGCGCTCCCTGGCGGGCGCCGTCCTCGCGGGGGAGGGCGGAACGACGTGA
- a CDS encoding enoyl-CoA hydratase/isomerase family protein, with translation MADELASTVLYEVSDGLATITLNRPDAMNAMNTAAKVALRDALRAAAGDSSVRAVLLTATGRAFCVGQDLKEHVASLVTAQETGGGNALSTVSEHYNPIVLAITEMEKPVVAGVNGVAAGAGFGFALAADYRVVADTASFNTSFAGVALTADSGMSWTLPRLIGPSRAADLLLFPRSVTAAQAYELGLVNRVVPAADLATEAASVARALADGPTVAYAALKASLAYGAGHTLAETLEKEDELQTKAGASQDHTIAVKAFLAKEKPRYLGK, from the coding sequence ATGGCCGACGAACTGGCGAGCACCGTGCTCTACGAGGTGAGCGACGGACTGGCGACGATCACCCTCAACCGCCCCGACGCGATGAACGCCATGAACACGGCGGCCAAGGTCGCCCTGCGGGACGCGCTGCGCGCCGCCGCCGGCGATTCCTCCGTACGCGCCGTACTGCTCACGGCCACCGGGCGTGCCTTCTGCGTCGGCCAGGACCTGAAGGAGCACGTCGCCTCGCTCGTCACCGCGCAGGAGACCGGCGGCGGCAACGCGCTGAGCACGGTGAGCGAGCACTACAACCCGATCGTGCTCGCCATCACGGAGATGGAGAAGCCGGTCGTGGCGGGGGTGAACGGGGTCGCCGCCGGGGCCGGCTTCGGCTTCGCGCTCGCCGCCGACTACCGGGTGGTGGCCGACACCGCCTCCTTCAACACCTCGTTCGCGGGAGTCGCGCTCACCGCGGATTCCGGGATGTCCTGGACCCTGCCCCGGCTGATCGGGCCGAGCCGCGCCGCGGACCTGCTGCTCTTCCCGCGCTCGGTCACCGCGGCCCAGGCGTACGAGCTGGGCCTGGTCAACCGGGTCGTCCCGGCGGCCGATCTCGCCACCGAGGCCGCTTCGGTGGCGCGCGCGCTCGCGGACGGGCCCACCGTGGCCTACGCGGCGCTCAAGGCGTCCCTGGCGTACGGCGCGGGGCACACCCTGGCCGAGACGCTGGAGAAGGAGGACGAACTCCAGACGAAGGCGGGCGCCTCGCAGGACCACACCATCGCGGTGAAGGCGTTCCTCGCCAAGGAGAAGCCGCGCTACCTCGGGAAGTGA
- a CDS encoding O-methyltransferase, whose product MRQLRGQERVITANRQTSWAFADAFVPEDEALYLARERSRSFGIRSVSPGTGAALRLLAAAADAKAVAEIGTGTGVSGIYLLNGMRPDGVLTTVDPEPERQQFAREAFRAAGFATNKARFIPGRALDVLPRLADGGYDLVFCDGDRLESLEYLAESLRLLRRGGVVCFEGVFADGRTVDAAAQPAEVQRIRELLRAVRESQELMSTLLPVGDGLLCAVRRG is encoded by the coding sequence TTGCGCCAACTACGGGGACAGGAGAGGGTCATTACCGCCAACCGGCAGACGAGCTGGGCGTTCGCCGACGCCTTTGTCCCCGAGGACGAGGCTCTGTACCTGGCCCGCGAGCGGTCCAGGTCGTTCGGGATCCGCTCGGTCTCCCCCGGCACGGGCGCCGCGCTGCGGCTGCTCGCCGCCGCGGCGGACGCCAAAGCGGTGGCGGAAATCGGCACGGGCACCGGCGTGTCCGGCATCTATCTGCTGAACGGGATGCGCCCCGACGGGGTGCTGACCACGGTCGATCCGGAGCCGGAACGGCAGCAGTTCGCCCGCGAGGCGTTCCGCGCCGCGGGCTTCGCCACCAACAAGGCCCGTTTCATCCCGGGACGGGCGCTGGACGTCCTGCCGCGCCTCGCGGACGGCGGGTACGACCTGGTCTTCTGCGACGGCGACCGGCTGGAGAGCCTGGAGTACCTGGCCGAATCGTTGCGTCTGCTCCGCCGGGGCGGGGTCGTCTGCTTCGAAGGGGTCTTCGCCGACGGCCGTACGGTCGACGCCGCGGCCCAGCCCGCCGAGGTCCAGCGCATCAGGGAGCTGCTGCGGGCGGTGCGGGAGAGCCAGGAGCTCATGTCCACGCTGCTGCCGGTCGGCGACGGGCTGCTCTGCGCGGTCCGGCGCGGCTGA
- a CDS encoding DUF3117 domain-containing protein, protein MAAMKPRTGDGPLEVTKEGRGIVMRVPLEGGGRLVVELTPDEADALGDALKKVVG, encoded by the coding sequence ATGGCGGCCATGAAGCCGCGGACGGGCGACGGCCCGCTCGAGGTGACAAAGGAGGGGCGGGGCATCGTCATGCGAGTTCCGCTCGAAGGCGGCGGTCGGCTTGTTGTCGAGCTGACGCCGGACGAGGCAGACGCGCTCGGCGACGCGCTCAAGAAGGTTGTCGGCTGA
- the folP gene encoding dihydropteroate synthase encodes MRSGPLRLGRREFGPHEPVIMAIVNRTPDSFYDQGATFLDEPALTRVEQAVAEGAAIIDIGGVKAGPGEEVSAEEEARRTVGFVAEVRRRHPDVVISVDTWRHDVGEAVCEAGADVLNDAWGGVDPKLAEVAARYGAGLVCTHAGGAEPRTRPHRAEYEDVMADVLRVTLGLAERAVELGVRRDGIMIDPGHDFGKNTRHSLEATRRLDEMTETGWPVLVSLSNKDFVGETLDRPVKERVIGTLATTAVSAWLGAQVYRVHEVAETRQVLDMVASIAGHRPPAVARRGLA; translated from the coding sequence ATGCGAAGCGGTCCACTCAGGCTGGGGCGGCGGGAATTCGGTCCGCACGAACCGGTGATCATGGCAATCGTGAACCGGACCCCCGACTCCTTCTACGACCAGGGCGCCACGTTCCTCGACGAGCCGGCGCTCACCCGGGTCGAGCAGGCGGTCGCGGAAGGCGCGGCGATCATCGACATCGGTGGTGTCAAGGCGGGGCCGGGCGAGGAGGTCTCCGCCGAGGAGGAGGCCCGGCGCACGGTCGGCTTCGTCGCGGAGGTCCGCCGCCGTCACCCGGACGTGGTGATCAGCGTGGACACCTGGCGGCACGACGTGGGCGAGGCGGTGTGCGAGGCCGGTGCCGACGTGCTGAACGACGCCTGGGGCGGGGTGGACCCGAAGCTGGCGGAGGTCGCCGCCCGGTACGGCGCGGGGCTGGTCTGCACCCACGCGGGCGGCGCCGAGCCGCGTACCCGCCCGCACCGGGCGGAGTACGAGGACGTGATGGCGGACGTCCTGCGGGTCACCCTGGGGCTGGCCGAGCGGGCGGTGGAGCTCGGGGTGCGCCGGGACGGGATCATGATCGACCCCGGTCACGACTTCGGGAAGAACACCCGGCACTCGCTGGAGGCCACCCGGCGCCTCGACGAGATGACGGAGACCGGCTGGCCGGTGCTCGTCTCGCTCTCCAACAAGGACTTCGTCGGCGAGACCCTGGACCGCCCGGTGAAGGAGCGGGTGATCGGGACCCTGGCGACCACGGCCGTGTCGGCGTGGCTGGGGGCCCAGGTGTACCGGGTGCACGAGGTGGCGGAGACCCGGCAGGTACTGGACATGGTCGCGTCGATCGCCGGTCACCGGCCGCCCGCGGTGGCGCGGCGCGGGCTGGCCTGA